DNA from Rhinoderma darwinii isolate aRhiDar2 chromosome 6, aRhiDar2.hap1, whole genome shotgun sequence:
tcaatatatggacagtgtgtcagggtcttccccagagaggagtcccgagcagagcgctagtacaggctctgctccgggactccgctccccagagcaggagtcccagtgatgtcaggaccacagctggagtcccaggaagagcctactagcgctccgcCCGGGACTCCAGATCTGGGCAAGCCTCTGACATctttgcggcagcatctgcggagggcactgcggcagcatctgcggaaatatctcaaattttaaacctagcggtattattatagtaatgtagtagtaattttatagtaatgtagaagtattattattattattatagtaatgtagtgttatagtagttcaaaagtaatttattaacaattttgtgttgtatcaaatttgaaagtaatgcggcccgtcgacgtcccattttttttctatatgcggcccacttaccctgccgagtttgagacccctggtctagaggaatcttcttgttttttttttttttctttctacatACTGTTTGTGACTACGTTTTATCGGGGGCACTTATACAGACCTGTTTTGAGGTACCAGGTGGGTAAATCACGAGCCCGTTTTAACACTGGGATGCTGGTACTTGTAAAAACATAAACAAACCGGCAAAAAAGAAGTGCCGCAATTTTTGCATAAGGCATCACGTGCGAAGTCAGATTCATTCCTATTTGGATTGGATACTCCTTTGCCAGGCTGTTTAACCTTAGGACTAGATCAAATGTAGGATTACAGCCGCCAAGGCAGGAGAGAGCCAGAAATGCTCAGATTTGGCATCTGGGCATGAGCACCCTAGCTGCCTGTGCAGCCTCGATAGTCAGGAGTGGAGGTTGGAAGAGGAGGAGTCTGATGGCCGTCACGTGTATATACTCCCTAAACCTGCTGGATATTTTTGGCCTATCCACACATCCCGGTTCTTATTTCATCTCTGTAGACCATTTGGTTAAAAAGCAGGCAGCCGTTGGCCCAGACTTCAGTCGCTAAGGTTAGGTTCACAACATGTTTTTACTATACTGTCAGTATACGTTTCATCTTCACCACCTGTCCTCATTGTGCCTGTGTACGAGTAACGTGTCCATAGTGGTGTTACGTGGTTCTATAGTCAATACTGCAGCGACTGCGCGTGCGTGTGCGTATACTCCGCAGAGACCTAGCCGATACCAGGAAAAAAACTGGGGGAACGTTTTAACAATTAGCcagtaaaaaatttaaattagaAAATGTGCGACTTAAGTCTTCATTTAGAAGGAATGAAATTTTGTTTAGCTACATCTGTCAATTCAGGTAGGTAGGACACCACTCAACACGTTAGGAGTCAGTACTACTTGGCAACTGTGTATTAGTGTTATTTTCTCTagcgtttaaggcctcatgcacacgaccggaagGGTTTTTACTTTCCGCAGATGCACGTCCATAGACCTCCGCAATTGTGGaagcccccatagacttctatgggtgtgtCTGTGCGGAAaagaataggacacgttctatattttgaggatcatttctacggcccccgACAAAAatccgtaaatatatggaaaggtgtcagtggcctatagaaatgaatgggtctgtaattacctgATTTGTaaatacggatgaaaactaccatcgtgtgcatggagcctaactaTATTGTTGTGGTACAAATTGTTAGAGGCGTGTGTGAATgtcttactggaaaaaaaaaaagttttacttcaTGATTTTATTTTCTTCCTTCCAGTACCTCACAAAGCAGGTGGATCTACTAAGACGAATGAACGAGCAGCATGCTAAGGTGTATGAGCAGCTAGATGTCACAGCCAGAGACTTGGAAGATGCCAATCAAAAGCTGGTACAGGAGAGCCGATCAGCACAGCAAAAGATTGTAAGGTAGGTGGCCTTGTAAAGAGGAAAACGTTCCATTCCTTTATCTGTGTGCCAGTGACCCACAACCTTAGAGGACagttaggccaggttcccacgggttggatatgctgcgtaaaaagtgagcagcgtatccgacctggaacccacagcaccTTCCGTCCACAAAATCGTATCACATTGTAGTGCGTTTTTTAGgactgaatttccgctgcggaaagcagcgcttaaaaaaaaaaaaaaaaaaaaacccaacccAAAAACACACCGATACTTTCCCCCTCCATCTTATCTACGCATAGTGTTGCCATCTACGATAactttgcaggccatgtgacactgcagcctgtgattggctgcagtggtcacatgggatgaaacctcattcCAGGTGCCCGGACTGAAGGacggaggagggcgttctgggtaagtgtgttttttgtttttttttaaagtcgcaactcttggttttctgttgcgggttttgcatccctattgaattcaatgggaaaaacccacaatagaaaatcaacaaaaacgcagcataaattgacatgctgtggaatttaaattccgcaccacaggtcaatttattaacgtttacgctgcattgttttttgtttgtttttttagcagcgtgggcatgagatttttttttttgggactctcatccactttgctgctaaatgctgcggaattttctCAAAAAATTCCGACTGACTATTTCTCTTTTTTTGCTGAAGTTTCTCTTCTAGTCCCCCGTTATTATTATTCATCAGTCTTTCAAAGTCCTTAATCTGTCCCTGCCATTTTTGAGGATAAGGCCGAGAGTGATACTTGCAGACAGTTGATTTTCCCGACAGAAGTTGGCGTCAGCAGGTCTACTTGTTAGCAGATCTCTACTGCAGATTATGGAGAGGGGTCTCAAGCGGCGGAAACCCCTTCTATGAGGTCTTTCTGCCCTAAAAAGGCAAATGGTTGTCTGATTTTAGAGGGTAGGATGGCTGTGGATTTCTAGGTGAGAACATAATGGTCTTCATTTTTCCATGGTGCACACGTGGAGTGGATAAAGAAGACATCCAgaagttgactttttttttttttttttctgcatttcagtGCAGGTAATTTTTTGTTGTGGCATTTTGCCATGTCTGATATATAGAGGGTCATGATGTCCATTTTTACCCTAAATATAGGGGCAGCACGGGAACTCAGTGGTTAGCattgttgccttgcagcgctggggtcctgggttgcaATTTGACAGAGTGCAAAATCTGCATGGCGTCTGCTGGTCCTCCGTGTGTCTGTGAGGGATTCCTCCGAGTACTCCGATTCCATCCCACACTCCAAAAGGAACTGATTGATAATCTCTGGAAATAAAACCGGCAAAATGATTAGCTGGTTGTCGTTTTCTCGAAGGccaaattcagacgaacgtagagtaCACAGTATGACGGCCCTTAAAACAACGGgcgtcacatggacgcatgtatttcaatgaggccgttgtttcaacggaccgtgtgaagggtccgttgaaaaatagaaatgTCCTGTTCCGGTTTCatagatccctccatagactcaagtctatggggatccgtgaaaaacggaacCTGCACAGGGGCACCTCGGCCGTTAAAAACATCAAGTTTTTCACATGTATCCCCAtgtttgtgtgaatctggcctaagggcTCATCACACATCTGTTAAGTTTTTCCATGTGGtatctgttgtgtttttttttttttttttttttttaagggtatgttcacacggcgggagtccgtaacggctgaaattacggggatgtttcagcctgaaaacatccccgtaatttcagccgtaccggcatgtgcaggcgcttgaacgccgcgtcaattacggccgtaattagcgctgctattcattggagtcaatgaatagcggctccaattacggccaaagaagtgacaggtcacttcttctacgcgggcgtctatttacgcgccgtcatttgacagcggcgcgtaaatatacgcctcgtgtgaacagacaaacgtctgcccattgctttcaatgggcagatgtttgtcagcgctattgaggcgctattttcagacgtaattcggggcaaaaacgcccgaattacgtccgtaaataggccgtgtgaacataccctaagattacaCACCGACTTATTAATTTCTTTGGGGACATGCACATATccagttttttttgcggatccgtgtaaCCAGCCTGCAAAACTCAGGGCAAATCCTATCCGTGTCATCTTTTGCATATCCGTCTCGCCCATCCTAGTCTAGGGGTTcaattcaaaaataaataaaacaaaccgGATGGCACACAGAACCAATCCGTATGCAGTCCGGTTTTTGCAGCCTTCTAAAAAGACTGTGTATATGAGCCCTAACTCAGGTCCAGAGTTACTGCTAGAGCTGAAAGGGGGTCAACTTTAGGgtgtgtttacatcagcgttcggtttccgttgatgggttccgccaGACCTcttcgtcggaggaacccataaaCACAAAggcaaaccatagcttccgtttgcattaccattgattttctatggtaatgcttctgttgctaatTGTTTCAGTTTGTCTCGGTTCCGTAAggtttacgtgttttttttttttgttttttttgtttcgtttttttagtttttgttttttaaggaaTCTGTAGCACAGTCCGGGTCCTGTGAGTGCAAGAGTGGGTATGTTTCCACTGCTTTCCATTATACCTAACTAGTGCTCTCCgcagtatgggggggggggacaaaacTGATGACAGACTACGTTTTAAATGGGACTTTTATATACTATGACCTCCTATGACATGACTTTACAGTTTGATAACTGTATCACATATTCTAAACTGCAATATGTATGCTGTAAatgtgattgtgtgtgtgtgtgttactgaCATTATTTAAAGTGGACCTGTTGCCCAAAAACACTCGCAAAGGGAATGGGGTCGGTGGGTACATAGAGGGATCCTTTAGTAAAAAATAGTCTTCCTTTTAGATTAGGGCAGGTATGTTAAGATATGTTAAAAACAGACCTAGTATAAAAAAATGTTACCCATTAAATGTCAAGTTCTAATCCGGGCTCTTTCTGTATCATATCTGAATGGTCTTGGCTGTGAAGAAGTGTCATGTAACCCTTCTCTCTGCCCATTCCCGGAGTGGGCttattgcaagaaaagcacatgtGCACCATCACTCACTACTTCATCATTGTTGGGGAATCTATAAAACTGACCGTGAGATATTTATTGTTCGTCTGGCTAATTTTTGTGGGATCTGCAGAAAATCTGTCATTGGTGGACCCTAAACATTAGAATATTGTGTCCGTACACGGAGCCTGCTCAGCAGCACATGGAGTCCCTGTGGTTTGTATTACAGAATTGGAGGGACATTGTGTGCTGCCATATAGTCCCTTCATATGGCACCGTATTCTCTCCTGGAAGCAGCGCTTCTAATAATTGGTATGCAATGGAACTTGCCACAATTtagaataatttatttattttttgtcacaatGAATCTCCGAAGAATTTTTGTTCtgatgttttcaaaaatgcccacaggcAATGCGGTATCTTACATTGGCGGGTCCACTTTAAGTAGGCTTTCTCCTCCAGTGCaaaactgaagtgtcttgacagaaaGAAACGCTTAATATGCATTGCACCGCCACCTCCGTTTGCCCTTCACAGATACATCTGTGATGGAGAtttctgaatatatcaaccatttGTACATGAGTCAAATATTGATCTAAGACATGTATCAGTATTTAGTAAGCTACCAAAAGCACCTTGCTTTCTaatggtcagttcacacagtttttttggcgTGGAAACGGTGTcggaatccgcaccaaaaaaaaaaactaagtgccccctcccccccagaggcATGTTTTTTTTCCTGGCTGGCACTTGaccgcttgcggggaaaaaaaaaaaaagaggcggcATATccttttctgagcgttttttgcctgcagactccattagcttcaatggccatgggcagaaaaaaccccagaaaaatacatacatgcaggcagatgaaaatctcCCTGAAAATTCCACAAGGATTTCCGGGGCAGATTtttaatctgcctgcaaaaaaacctcagtgtgaacaggacctaaataTGCTCCTGCAAATGTTTCTTAAATGGCCAAAATCCCTTGTGAACTGTATCTGGGGAGTCGATATCTTTGGTAATAATGAGGTTTTTCCTCTGTTTAGTCTAACAGAGACTATTGAAAGTCTGCAGATTCACATTGATGATCTTCAGAGACAGGTGGAAGAACTGAAGAAGTCGCGACGGGTGTGTGAGAATCGTGAGAAATTTGAGCAGTCAAGGTCAACGCAGAGTTTCCCCTGTCTAAAGGAGCTCTATGACATGCGCAAGTGAGTGTTATTCTAATGAATAATAGATAAGATATTGGATTTATATGCATTGGAGTTTCCTGAGAAACGGCTGCTTAAAAAGATCTGTCTTTATATTACATTATGGATTAAATATAAAGTATTTCTCAATGTGGTTCAGATCATAAAGTCTGAATGAAGCCCACATTAGAAAAAGTGACTAGTGCTGATCACATCAAATGTACAAGCCGACTATCCCCTCAGTGTGACAACTCTGTTAACCTTCCAGAATAGAATCCTAAATTTCACAAAACCTTTTTTAGTTTCCccttgaattattattttttttttgtctcattcAGGTCCAAGCTGTCAATTGGTGCGAGAGGTAACCACTGCACCAACCCCAGGCATAGAATGTTTTTTACGGGATGCCTCTGTATAAGGAAGCATGGTCTGCTGTGTTTTCCtatacagttaggctgggttcccacgtagcgtaaatgctgtggaaaatcctcagcgtttacagtagcgacaaagtgaatgagatttaaacaCCTCGTTCATACGCCGTTAAAAGAAAATCTGctgaaaaaaaacatgtttttttttaatgattaccTATCCgtgggataggtcatcaatgtccgATCTGTGGAGGTCCCACTCTTTGCACTCCCACTAATCAGTTAACTAAGGGTGCCGTGGTGTCTGTTCCAACGGCCGCCTCAGTGTTTACCGGGCACCGTGCCGTACACATCTGGAGCTGCGGTGCCTGTTATTGCAGCTCGGTCCCCTTTGCTTTAATGGGACCGGAACTGCACTCCCACGCACATCCGCTCTggatgtgtacggcgctgtgtctgTAAACTGACAGGATCGCAGTATTTGCCACTGCAGCCATTTCAcaatcagctgatcggcaggggtgtctGGAGTTGCATCCCCACCAATCTGACATTGcctttccttaggataggtcatcaatcaaTAAAAcatgtctggacaacccctttataaggTTGTCTTGATAATTGTAAAGCATTTGCCTGAACAAATGTATTTCCCCTCTGCAGGTATTTTGTTTATGATCATGTCTTTGCTGAGAGGATCACATCTTTAAACACACAACCTGGTCCTCTTGAGGAGGAAAATGAGAACCTCAAGAAAACTTTGGCTGTTCTGGAGTCACAGTTTATCCTAGAATGCAAGAAGCGGGAGACCTTAGCGGAGGAATATAATCAGGTCCTGAAAGAAAATTCAGAGTTAGAACAGATTCTCAAAGATAGAGATTCCTACTATGCCCGGGCAGAAGAGCTGGAAGCTGAGGTGGCCGAAATGCGTCAGATATGTCGATCAGACAGTGTATTTTCAAGCAGTGTTGAAAAGCTGATACCAGAGTCAATCTTCATCTCCTTTAAAGAGACTTCAGAAAGGGACATGGAGTCCGATTCAGTTATACCAATCGCAGAGGTAGAAAAAAAGCCTCTAAAAAGAAGCAGTAGTGAGATGGTCCTGCCTACTGTCGCTGCAGAAGCCATTCGTAATGGTCATGATGAGACTTGTATCAGAAGGACTGAGGCCGTGAAGCAAAGGGGAATTTCTCTGCTCAATGAGGTGGACTCTCAGTACAGTGCTCTGAAAGCTAAATACGAGGAGCTTCTTCAACGCTGCCAGATTGAGGATGACTTCTTCAGTCACAAAACCGTCCAGGCCTCGAAGCTGTCCAATATGTCCTCACCAGACAACTCTCCACCGAACTCCCTAGATTTTGTTAAGCACAACCCAAGCTGCCCTGTGTCCCAGCcagagtataaagttatttttcaGGAAATATTTAGTTGTATCAACAAAACCAAAGAAGAGATCAGCGAGCAGCGAACAAAATACAAACTTCTCTCCAACTCCTAGAGCAGCTAGGACCTCCGCATTCCTGAACTTCTGTATGTATTTTTCATCAATGTACCCACTACTTTAAACTAAACATGTTCATATGTATATTTCCTTCTAAATTATTTTTCAATGTTTTATCATTAAGACGTCTTATGGCTACCTCACTAGCCGATACCATGTCCAATAAGATGGTAGAAGAACCATAGAACGTGTAATCCACTTTTAGATGGTCGTCTTGTTTTCTCTTAAAAGCTTTAAAGTCTTCTCCTTGCAAGCACGGTAGCCAAGGAAAGTTAAAGTATCTGCTCTGGGTAAAGTACCATTTTAGTGTGACAAAACGCCACTTTCTTAGTACAATCCACGTGTAGTCTTCTACACAAAacgaatggttattttatgcatgaCAGCCGTGGAGGAGCTGTGGTGTGTAGATTATATATCTGCATTAAGCGTAGTTGTATGATACCTTTTTAGTATCATTTTATGTAAAAGCTAAAGGTGGGATGGGGCCCTTATACTTAGTCCTATTAAgagaacttttgaaataatacttTGACGTAGTATTAGTGAACACTAATATATTGCACCGATTTCTAGCTGTAAATGGTCTctcataaatgttttatttttttattttatttatatcattACTATTTTTTAGTTCCCAATGTTTGGCATTTGCGGTTGTAAGATACAAATCTCACCTAAATGCAGGAACGCCATGGCAGACCATTTGTTAGCTACAAACCGGTGCCCCCTTACTAAAGCAAGAAGGGTAGCCGTAATTTTCACAGGAGAAGCTTCCCTTCAACAATTTTTGCCTTATTTATAACGCAATTGTGTTTTAACTCTGGTCAAAAGTACAATCCTATAGACAAGGGACAACAATGTAAGGTCCTGCCTGGTGAAAGCACCATCAACTCAAACACAAAACAGGCAGGAAAATCATTGTGATATAAGAtagtataaatctttattatggATCAAAAATAAAACCTAAGAATAAAAACAACAAGCCAATAAACCAAGTCCCTCCAGGAAAGTACAAAAATCCTCCTACATCCATATAAACATGAACCAGTCAATTAAAGTACTAGTGCCAATCTGTGATAGCTGGCCACCCTAAAATACGTAGTGAAATGAGAGGCAAATTAGCACACAAACAGGCACTTAAAGGAGgaaaaagtaaagaccaaaggagGGAATCTTGAACCCCATCATGTGTTTTGCCACCTGCTtcgtccgggggggggggggggggtctccagattttgtTTTGCAcccataataaaaatgtatactatTTTATATCACATCGATATTACCGCCTGTTTGTTTTGTGTTGGAGTTTCTTGTCAAAAGTGGGAAATTCTCTCACTACCTGAACATTGTAAAGTCTTTCCTATATGCGAACTATATTTACTCAGCTACTATGTAGAAGCCATATAATTACCTCAATGgtgtcagggtagcttccttctccctgttatctcacaccgaataaccacctctgtaaattgaaaactgaatGCATTCATGGGAAAAAGTAccagacagacaaatgttggtagacatctttccctcagtcaagCAGGAAGTGAACTAACTTTATTTGAACAAATAACACAAAgatcttctctgtaggaaggtgggatgtgcttaagccccattggctcctcagctgtaagttcttctgtacatctctcttgcattccagggaggggcggtgtcttccataggcgtgcccCTGATACATTCTCCATCTTATTagattccagttctttgtgttatatatatatatatatatatatatatatgtgaggataatatttttgcaaactatatacatggtaatgatccctgacaatggcACACATCCAACAATTGTGCGCCATAGTGCACCCTCGATATAGTCATGCCTTGGTTGTGGTCATGTG
Protein-coding regions in this window:
- the CDR2 gene encoding cerebellar degeneration-related protein 2, with the protein product MLTDSNVEEFEIKEDEPWYDHQDLHQDLQLAAELGKTLLDRNTELEESLQQMYATNQEQIQEIEYLTKQVDLLRRMNEQHAKVYEQLDVTARDLEDANQKLVQESRSAQQKIVSLTETIESLQIHIDDLQRQVEELKKSRRVCENREKFEQSRSTQSFPCLKELYDMRKYFVYDHVFAERITSLNTQPGPLEEENENLKKTLAVLESQFILECKKRETLAEEYNQVLKENSELEQILKDRDSYYARAEELEAEVAEMRQICRSDSVFSSSVEKLIPESIFISFKETSERDMESDSVIPIAEVEKKPLKRSSSEMVLPTVAAEAIRNGHDETCIRRTEAVKQRGISLLNEVDSQYSALKAKYEELLQRCQIEDDFFSHKTVQASKLSNMSSPDNSPPNSLDFVKHNPSCPVSQPEYKVIFQEIFSCINKTKEEISEQRTKYKLLSNS